In Macrobrachium nipponense isolate FS-2020 chromosome 25, ASM1510439v2, whole genome shotgun sequence, one genomic interval encodes:
- the LOC135199158 gene encoding uncharacterized protein LOC135199158 isoform X1 — protein sequence MLPEEETEENLEEIRQELARKVQLPPTSELESLLNRTYYAQRRDINDKLPLHELQVKWPFLFKEVGMEVHFRNLLGMPMKGTLQKMISLRGPKFLKFFEEKYMSNKKIADALAELNTVRSVVDNDRPILATVLYVLCHILGEDPNYLFKNVTVVGEVSSLVLPATPCLIAIGTSVLQATRFMVAVDGRVINSDITSLVAAMAMVFASFYIFGIHYPSEASVTLEFIQRCFYKINPEKGTKKHKNKKESGSHTPEDFENPLRILHV from the exons ATGTTACCtgaagaagaaacggaagaaaaTTTAGAAGAAATCAGACAGGAATTAGCACGTAAAGTTCAGCTGCCACCAACATCTGAACTCGAGTCATTACTTAACAGGACATATTATGCCCAGAGGAGGGATATTAATGATAAGTTGCCACTGCATGAATTACAAGTTAAGTGGCCTTTTCTGTTTAAAGAAGTTGGCATGGAAGTGCACTTCAGAAATTTATTAGGGATGCCAATGAAGGGAACCCTGCAAAAGATGATTAGCCTTAGAGGGCCTaaatttcttaaattctttgaagaaaaatatatgtccAATAAGAAAATTGCAGATGCACTTGCTGAATTAAACACTGTGCGCAGTGTAGTTGATAATGATCGACCCATTTTAGCAACAGTCCTGTACGTACTCTGTCATATTTTAGGAGAGGATCCAAACTACCTCTTCAAAAATGTGACAGTGGTTGGAGAAGTCAGTAGCTTGGTGTTACCAGCAACACCGTGCCTCATAGCAATTG GAACATCAGTGCTCCAGGCTACCCGCTTCATGGTGGCAGTTGATGGAAGAGTCATCAACTCAGACATAACTTCACTTGTTGCTGCCATGGCCATGGTTTTCGCATCTTTCTATATATTTGGTATTCACTACCCATCAGAAGCTTCAGTCACACTGGAATTTATCCAGAG GTGTTTCTACAAGATAAATCCTGAAAAGGGGACAAAAAAACACAAGAACAAAAAAGAAAGTGGCTCACACACACCCGAGGATTTTGAAAATCCTCTCCGAATTCTCCACGTTTGA
- the LOC135199158 gene encoding uncharacterized protein LOC135199158 isoform X2: protein MNWEEELIGSVHHYLPGLCEEKVQQVVTHLIEVTGVESMGDTSLVTEADLIEVLKPLQSRKLIAGWNPKGSGTSVLQATRFMVAVDGRVINSDITSLVAAMAMVFASFYIFGIHYPSEASVTLEFIQRCFYKINPEKGTKKHKNKKESGSHTPEDFENPLRILHV, encoded by the exons ATGAACTGGGAGGAAGAACTGATAGGGAGTGTTCACCATTATCTACCAGGCCTCTGTGAAGAAAAG GTTCAACAAGTTGTGACCCATTTAATAGAAGTAACTGGTGTGGAGAGTATGGGAGACACCAGTCTTGTGACAGAAGCTGACTTAATTGAAGTTTTAAAACCTCTCCAGTCAAGAAAACTTATAGCAGGGTGGAACCCCAAGGGATCAG GAACATCAGTGCTCCAGGCTACCCGCTTCATGGTGGCAGTTGATGGAAGAGTCATCAACTCAGACATAACTTCACTTGTTGCTGCCATGGCCATGGTTTTCGCATCTTTCTATATATTTGGTATTCACTACCCATCAGAAGCTTCAGTCACACTGGAATTTATCCAGAG GTGTTTCTACAAGATAAATCCTGAAAAGGGGACAAAAAAACACAAGAACAAAAAAGAAAGTGGCTCACACACACCCGAGGATTTTGAAAATCCTCTCCGAATTCTCCACGTTTGA